The Salmo trutta chromosome 6, fSalTru1.1, whole genome shotgun sequence genome has a window encoding:
- the LOC115195899 gene encoding ATP synthase F(0) complex subunit C3, mitochondrial, producing MYACAKFVTTPALVRSGSRALYRPLSASVLSRPDVRTGEASTTLVPQSTFFHVALRGFQTSAVSRDIDTAAKFIGAGAATVGVAGSGAGIGTVFGSLIIGYARNPSLKQQLFSYAILGFALSEAMGLFCLMVAFLILFAM from the exons ATGTACGCCTGTGCGAAGTTCGTCACTACACCTGCACTG GTCCGTTCTGGATCCAGGGCCTTATACAGACCCCTCTCTGCGTCTGTCCTTTCCCGACCGGATGTCAGAACAGGAGAG GCTAGTACTACCCTTGTGCCACAGAGCACCTTTTTCCACGTAGCACTGAGGGGTTTCCAGACTAGCGCTGTGAGCAGAGACATTGACACAGCAGCCAAGTTCATTGGCGCTGGAGCTGCCACAGTTGGAGTGGCCGGTTCTGGTGCTGGAATCGGGACTGTGTTCGGCAGCCTTATCATCGGATATGCAAG GAACCCCTCCCTAAAACAGCAGCTTTTCTCTTACGCTATCCTGGGATTTGCCCTGTCTGAAGCCATGGGTCTGTTCTGCTTGATGGTTGCTTTCCTGATCCTGTTTGCCATGTAA